TTGTGTTGCAGCAAGAAAAGCAATGAGGAATGGCATATCCCCCATAATTATTGATAATACCAACCTCCACGCCTGGGAAATGAAGCCTTATGCAGTCATGGTAGGAAGAAGTATCATTCTGAATTTTCAGTTACAGAAATTgaaacttttgttcttttctcatttcctgaTCTTCCACAATTTCATACTTATTAATAGTTCTCTCAGAGCAGGTAAAGAGGTGTTATTTTTGTGTTCCTCTGCTGTTCAGTGGCTCAAATTTGCTGACATGCTAATATCACCTCAGGGTACAAGTTTTAAATAGCCATTGGTCAGAATTTTTCATAACTTTTCTGTCTCAGTTATTTTCTTAAGGGAAGGTCCACATGGAGCCCCCACTGAAACCTGCAGAACAGCTGATGATATTAGAGGACAGCCGTACTGGTGTTGCTGCATGGGGGCTCCAGGGCAACAGAAGTTTTTAGTTTACAAACAGATGTAAGATTAATACTATAACTAGTAAGACACTCGCATACAAATATAACCACTCAGTTCTGTATTGTCAggataaaaagaaactaagatgaatacaaaaaagtgcacatttctctttaattttgaaatgtcTGATCTGTTTTCAGACATGTTTCATCTCTTATGCTAGTGAATTTTCAATTCCTATTGGGTGTAGGAAAGAGGAAAGATCCAGACACAGTCAGGGTCAAGAAGAAGACAGCTGAGTATTCTGTTTTTGTCACATGAATACCTCCCAAACGTGGCAATCTATTTCTAGGTCTCTTTTCATGTTTTGGGCAAAATAGCTTACATATAGGTGTGTTTTTCTCTAACTATATTCTCATCAGCTTCATTTTGGCCCAGAGGGTGGGACTTTGGTAAATGTAGGAAGAAATGAGTATCAACCTCGTGGTCACTTCAGTTCATGAATTACAAGTCCACTCGAGAGAGAAATGAACAATGTGGGAGGGTGGGCATGAAGGGGCAAGTTAATTAAGGCACAACTCAACTCCAAGACTTAGGGGGAAACTGAGTGACTTAGGAaagtcatgtttatttttattttctgggtaTGTACATTTTTCAGCCACTCGCAGCTATTAATAAGATCCAGAAATTAGACATTTTCCATATATGATGCCTGAATCCTTCCCTAATTAGAAGTGTTCATTTAGAGAATgaagaggaaatatttttacTTGGCTCTTTTTATTGAACTTTTATTATTGAAAGTCCAGTTTGAGATAAACACATAATAGTCAACTTATGAATGCAATGGATATTTAGGTGATTATAATGGAAACTGTAATAGTCTTCTAAATTCAGGGAAATGGGCACAGTGCACTGAGCCATGCTGTACTGTACAGTAGGGAGAGCTACTTTTGGAGGGAAGAGTATGTCAGGGATGGGAGAATCACTTTTATTTCATAGGCTCTGTTCCTATGGTACTGCCACGTCCTAAACCAAGGCATGAGGAATAGAATGAGGCATTTGGTAGACATAAATCTATGGTAATATTAGGGACTTCACTGCTCATTCCTGTGGACAGGATGTTTCAATCTAgttcaactatttttaaaaatgtccaaaataaaGAACCTTTATAATTTTCCTATGCAGTATATAAAATGGACCAAACTTTATCATTGGGAACCATAATATAATCTGAGAGTGGCTAAGTATGTCTACAGACcaactgtattatttattaagatAAAGTGAGGCACTGGCTTACTGGTTAAACAAAAGGAATTTTAGAAAAGATTTGTAGTGAATATAAATGCCAGTATAAACATTCCCATGAATACATACCATGTGTTCAATGTTTTATGTACTTTTGAAAAATCAGGCACTTGAAAATAACTATGAAGTTATATTCCGAGAGCCCGAGACTCGCTGGAAATTCAACGTGCAAGAGTTAGCCAGgtacttctttgtttttctagCTCCTCATTGTGTGTCCTGCTGTTTTCAGGTATTTCAGACCGAACAAAAGAATCTTTTCAGGCTGGAAATGGACATGGTAGTTTTCAGGCCAGAAATGGTAATTCTTAGAAATTGATAACTTGGGAATTATGAATGTTAAGACTTTAGTTTTGGGTCAGTTTTCTGATATAATACTAAATAATATTGGCTTGGACTAGGTTCTTTAAAAGACTACATTTAACATTTGGCTAAAATGCTTCTTcattaatgaacatttaaaagcACTTTGTTCTGCATGGGATTGCACATGTCAGTGGTGTTTTTGCATTTTAGACTAAATATCTTTCGATGTTGAACAGTCTGTGGGTCATTTGTGATCCAGATGCTGCTTCTACTTTATAAAGCAATAAATGTCCAAATAATACTAACTTGTTGATTGAATGCAAGGGTTCTGATGTTAATTATCTGTTATTTGATAATGTCAATAATTTAAAGTAACCAGTGAGAACAGGATTTACTTTTTTAGGAATAAGGCTAGTTCATCTTATggttaaaaggaaataatagcatTTCCAAAGTGGGTTTGAGAATCAGAACCACCTGAACTGGATGTGAAATCCTAGTTTGTGGACCACTTTCTGTGGTTGAAATCTCCAGGAATTACAGTTTGACCTATGACCCCAGTTGATTCTCATGCCCATGAAATTTAAGATTGTTTAATGAGCATCCAGAAGTATCTAGGATTGACTGATGTGAATCAACTGTAAATATACTCATGTTCATGCTTAACAGGCAAATGTATAATAAAAAGATCTCCTGGTGTTGTTTATGTGTTGAAGCACAGAAATGAGATTTGCAGAAACAAAGCATTTCTGATGTGTTAGCTCTCTGCAAGCCTCAGGGTGGTTGGGAGTGTTCAGGGCAGCATGAAATAGGAGTGGAGTGTGAAAGAGGCCTGCATAACAAGATGTGTTTGTCACAGTTAATCCTGACAATAGAGTGCCTGCCTATGTAATAATACAGGACACGTAAAATACAAGTAACTCATTTTGATATGTGGCCTTAACTAAATGTTTACATGTTTTTCCATGTAGAAGAAACATTCATGGAGTCCCAAGAGAAAAAATACACCGAATGAAAGAACGGTATGAGCACGATGTTACCTTTCACAGTGTGCTTCATGCGGAAAAACCAAGCAGAGTGAGCAGAAGCCAGGACAGGAGCAGCGCATCGCCTCCCAACAGGGCAGGACACTGGAATCCTTACGCAGAGTTCCCAAACCGGAGGGCTCCCGGGGGCTCCACACATGAGAGCTCCTTTAACAGAAGGGGGGGCAGTCACCATGGGTATTAGAGGCCCATCTTACAGGCATTCCTAGTTTTCCTAAATCAGTTTTTACTTCGATTTTTGGTATTTAGTCTTTGTTCAGTTTTAGTCAGAGCTCTAATTCCAGTGTAAATAGTTGAACTTGTACGTTTTTATGTAGAAGTCACCACATTCATCTTCAAGAGGCATTTGTTAAAGTGATTCTCTATGCATGGTCTGATGCTGGGAGTTCTGCAGTTTCATTAAACCAACTCACTCTCCAGGGAAAGAACTACTTTCAAGCTGAACCCCAAGAACATACGTAAGAACATAATCCATTAATCACATAGGTtcataaaataaagtgtttatagtATATATAAGCTTCAGTACTACTTTCTCTgaagtaatttgtttttttcagtaaTTCATCTCCATCAGGAAAGTTGGAAACGTGGGAGGAGTGAGAGGCAGGAAAAGTTTTAGTGCCATTGatactttttaaatctgtttatcCAAAAATGTGAGATGTGTGGCTGTAATGATGATATTGATTTTCCTTTAGAGTGAATATACTAGAAAGTATACATCTAAGGGCATACTGTCCTTCAAAGTAGACACTTTGGGAAATTATTCCTTTATTCTAGTGACAAATCATTGTTAAAAATGTCTGTCAAAGCCTTCTTAATACAAGCTACTGAGGAAAACCAGTGTCGTTATTTAAAGTCACTATTTATAGTCTTGTGTTTTAACTACCACTTCATTGAACAGGATTAAACCTAAATAACTTTTGGCTGTTGTGctaatagcataaataaaagaagcctCCTTTATGAAACACTGATTTTTAATCTGAATCATTaagcagttaaaaaaattttccttatatgtGTAATTAGTTGGCAGCCCCAGTGTTTGGAGTGAAAGGAATTAAGCATCCCAGGATATAGGTCAGAGATGGGTATGTGAAAGGCACGCTATCAGATGAGCAGTCTTGGTGTTTTACATGGCATTGACAATGAAATTCAACCACAACTCTGGAATGTCCCTCTTCTACCAATATGAATTTGTGAATCCAAATTAAATCTCAACAGGTTGGAATCAGATTAATTTGGTGTGAGACTGACAGTTAAGACTATGTAGGATGTGTGTTTTACTTCCTGTTGGCCAACAGCTTCTTGCTAACGTTCTGTGAAGTTATTATTTTAAGTGTCTTATATAATGGTGCTTTTTTggttattaaaaattatacacgGTGTTGCTTTATATGGATTTGTCATTGAATCTAAGCCTTTTTTgttcaatataaaaaatttaattacctAAATCCCACAGAATACCATATTGAGAACCAATTTTTATATCATAAATTTACcaatcttctttaataaataggctataaaagaaaattaacctTATTTTTACTTgcttacataaattattttatctgtgTACTTTAGAAAGACTATTTTACCTTGACATTCCACTATCTGACTCTATTGAAAGCTACTTGACATCTTCATTACTACAAGCAATGCACCTGTAATTCttcagtaacatttaaaaattggtatCTCCTTTGAATAACAAAGTTTggctgatgaaaatgaaaatttagtgaATTTGAATAAATCTAAGGTATTATTATAGTTTTGCTAAATTCTGGGTATCCAAACATGACACCTAATAGTCCTCTAAATAATCACGATAATCCACTGCTGTGCAGGCTAGGTGACCCTGAGGATCTAGTCGGTGTGGTGGCTACAGAATTCACTCAATCAGGACGACCTGACTCATTTAGGATAGTGGAGGGGAGAAGAGTGTCAGAGAGCCCAAACTGGACTTATTTTCTTTTGATGCCAAAGAAGCCAAAATGGTCAGAATTCAAGCCCTCACAATTTATGTCTGGCTCTTTGCTTAAGACATCTAGGCCACTGGGGCTGAGTAACCACTATGGAGATGTGGCCCTAGGTTACAGATCCAGAGCTTTTACAGAGTTCAGAAGAACAGATTCCTGGTctattcacctttttttttttctatatgaagCCTAAAATACTTGGTATGGAAGCATAAAAATAATTAGCTAAATGCCATCAACTTTATATATACTGGCTAGAGgtgagctatttttttttctcccaactcCCTGATTTATATAGCTTTTCGAACCCTCGACACtgacatatattatttcatgtgTTGGTGTCTGCACCATGCACAGAATTGGCATGCTTTATACGCACACAGGCTGTCACTGAATGCTGAACAGATAACacaaatgctttttccatttaTTGCTTATGCAGTGTACACTGTTGACTTTGTAATCATTAAATTGTCACTTTGGGGGGATAATATCCACATGTCTTCCAGCTTCAGGCTTTGCTCACACAGCTCAGCCCTGTTACTGACAATGTGTGAAAAGGAGGTTGTGTGCTAAACCTCTCTCTCGtgggccaaatacatggtgacgaGTAACAGGAGGGGGTAATAACAGTTATGTTTTTCCAGGATAAAAAAATTACAGTCTTAGAAGCTTTCTGTTCCTGAGACTTAAGTTTTATCCACTGTTCTAGAATGTATCATCAGGAAAATGACTAATACCTGAAGACCAAATTGTTTTATGAACAAAAACTACTTTAGTAAGATGGGCaaaacaatctgaaaagactAGTGGAACCAACTACTTGTTATATTGATGACTTTTACAGGAGAGAAAATCATGGAGCACAGctacagaaagaaacaaactgtTTCATAAAAGGATTTATCCTTGGCTTTGAAAAGTGTTCATAATTAGATTTGAAAACATAttaaccactctgctgtacatgtgaaactaacagaaaataatactgaatataaactgtaatttaaaataaaaattaaaaagtatatattagaTATAAGCTTAAGACACTGAAAGACCTGATTTAAGAGCTTCTCCATGCTATTAGCTCATagaactgcttttctcttgcaggcAAGAATCAAGGCTGATTTGAAAGATTTTCTAAGCTGCAGTCCAGATTGTCACTTTGCTAAGGCAAAATTGGCACTATGAAATATGCTTCtgatttaaagtatttgttttctaattgagataatttaatttcaaagatCACACTAGgatcataaaaatgaatgaattacactgagggttctatttttcttgtagCTATGCTCATTTCGAGATGAACAGctggccaaaagaaaaaaaaaacaggcatatCTTAGTCCAGTTTTTGATCAGGCAGAACTATGTTAGAACCAACTCATGCATTAAGGAAAAGTAATTCATAGGGGGTTAcctctaaataaaacaaaacaaaataaaacaaaacaaaaccccaaaactaaaatagGAACTAAATTAAAAGGAATGTTGTGAGTCAAAATAACTGTACTAAGAAACCTAAGTTCATTTAATTAAGGACACAATCTAAAAGAAAAGGGTATGTGTAGTTCACTTGTAAAATACTTGCAGGGAGCAAATCCTGTCATACAGATTTAAAGGAGCCCCAGCTGGTACTGCTCAGTTGGCTGGCCATCATTCCACAAACTGAAATATCACCAGTTCAgtttccactcagggcacatgcctgagctgcagttcggttcccagtcatggcatatatgagaggcagccgatccatgtttctctccctccttctccctcccttcctttctctaaattgaaaaaaaaatttttaaaaagatttaaaggaGACATTTTTCTTGATTAGTTAATAAATATAGTCAGTTTTAAGGTCTACAACTGAAAATAAAGAAGCAGGCAAAGAGCTTTTCTATGATATATAAGCACTCAGGTAGAACTGGaaccatttcttttctcattctgcaAATATGGGTATACAGTTTGAAACTGCACGTGTGTTACAAACCAGAAAGGTTAAGAGTCAATAACTAATTTTTGTCCTTTTCGATTCTGGCGCCTTTGCAGTCTCTTAGCTCTATCTTGTATTGTACTTGGGTCCTGCACGAAGCCTTCCATTCCCCTGGTAGCAACAAGGGAATTCTCCTGTTCTCTGACCATAGCGGTAAAATGGTGCCTTTTCAGTTTGAGATTGTCTCTTGAACAGGTGGGAGCAGTCCTAGTGGGCTCACCCACAAACACAAGTTGGTCTTCTCCTGCTGAACCAGACAAGAGGGTCTGGGTATTTATCAGTGCAAGTTCTTCATCGGATACTGAATCGACTTCCAAAAGAGAAgtgtcattaaattttttaagtggaGTTATCTGAGGAgagctcaatttttttttctttataggtgTTTCATATTTGGTGCCACAACTCCGTGGTGGCTGAAAAGCCTTCTGTGCAGCTGGAGAAACAAATGTACAAATGGGACTAACAGGTGGAGGTAAAGGTAGTCTACTCAAGAAATCCAAGGCTTGTCTCTTTTTGCAGTTTTTTGGGTCATCAACCGCCTTTTCCCCTTTACAAGACTTTGAAGTCATTTGGGCTGATACAGGTGTGGTAACAAACTTCCCTTTTGGCTTACAAAGTGATAAAGGACTTTGATAGTTCATCTCACTATTGGGAGAAGacatctaataaaaaataaatgaaaaagtggcAAAATATGATTATGTgctcatatataaaacaaaatcaaattagcttttcattaaaaatatttaaaacacaaatatcaCACACATTCTCACTTTCCTAGTGGTTAATAGGGCAGATGATTTCATGAAACATtcatattattattcttattcccCCAGAAGGAAATAGTTTAGCAGAAAGGGGTATAAAAATGacatgaaaagataaatgaaggcTAATcatagtaaaagataaaaaaggaaggGACATAACTTCTGctttaatcttttctctttttttagtattaacatataaaacaaagacaagcattttaaaaccattttaagaTCACAGACCGTTTGGGTTCTAATATCTACTTTTCTGGCTTTGTGACTATGGGCAATTGCTTAACCTCTCTATGCCAcagttccctcatctataaaacagtaatcataatttttatctcGGAGGATTCTTGTGAAGGTAATGAGTTAATATACATACACTTACCAAGTGTTAGTTACTTAAAAATTAGTCATTAGCCAATATTATACTTTAGCttgatttgcatttattataGTTTAAAGAGTTAAAATCAAACCAAGCTTAAAAACAACCTTAATTATATAGAATAGTCTCCCTAACACAAAGATACAGgcaaaaaagtattttctatcaCATGTACTTGAAATACCAAAAATGAAAGCATCTGTTTGTAAAATTTGCTCCCAGGAGTGTTA
The sequence above is a segment of the Phyllostomus discolor isolate MPI-MPIP mPhyDis1 chromosome 2, mPhyDis1.pri.v3, whole genome shotgun sequence genome. Coding sequences within it:
- the N4BP2L1 gene encoding NEDD4-binding protein 2-like 1 isoform X1, giving the protein MEESFLESFGRLSLQQPQPRPPAPPPPRGTPPRRHSFRKHLYLLRGLPGSGKTTLARQLQHDFPRALIFSTDDFFFREDGAYEFNPDFLEEAHEWNQKRARKAMRNGISPIIIDNTNLHAWEMKPYAVMALENNYEVIFREPETRWKFNVQELARRNIHGVPREKIHRMKERYEHDVTFHSVLHAEKPSRVSRSQDRSSASPPNRAGHWNPYAEFPNRRAPGGSTHESSFNRRGGSHHGY